The following are from one region of the Pectobacterium actinidiae genome:
- a CDS encoding nickel/cobalt transporter, with product MSVNLGSLPRQRPLLSRLRDLWPLWLFLALLASALHYIVGYWPQIVLQSAIWQKSLHQQMSHLLQMVEQQPHQAGLSLMMFSLVYGVLHAVGPGHGKVVIMTYLATHPSKLKSSLKLTLAASLVQGLMAVALVTVVLGILQLSSRTLHDSSFWMEKGSFVLVAGLGLLLCFRALKQLYIALVRQPKPATILRVTPLHVDSLNAAQLNVPTDRRMALRPMPVLSSSPHQHDADCGCGHRHLPSNEELERDSSWRTRLMIVLAMGMRPCSGAILVLLFSKVIGVYWWGVASALVMAAGTAITISALAVLVFYCRRVVERLGANRASPVWQRAAFSLLAFAGGLILVGSGVLLYLSAQPAMMGGIRPFSG from the coding sequence ATGTCAGTGAACCTCGGCTCGCTGCCGCGTCAGCGCCCGTTGTTGAGCCGATTGCGCGATCTGTGGCCGCTGTGGCTGTTTTTGGCACTGCTGGCCTCAGCGCTGCATTACATCGTCGGATACTGGCCGCAAATCGTGCTGCAAAGCGCGATCTGGCAGAAATCGCTGCATCAGCAGATGTCGCATCTGTTGCAGATGGTGGAACAGCAGCCGCATCAGGCGGGGCTGAGCCTGATGATGTTCAGTCTGGTCTATGGCGTGCTTCATGCCGTCGGGCCGGGGCACGGTAAAGTCGTCATCATGACCTATCTGGCGACACATCCGTCGAAGCTGAAAAGCAGCCTGAAGTTGACGCTTGCTGCGTCGCTGGTTCAGGGGCTGATGGCAGTCGCGCTGGTGACCGTGGTATTAGGGATTTTACAACTGTCGAGTCGAACGTTGCATGACAGCAGTTTCTGGATGGAGAAGGGGAGCTTCGTGCTCGTGGCGGGGCTGGGGCTACTGCTCTGTTTCCGCGCGTTGAAACAGCTGTATATCGCCCTTGTTCGGCAGCCTAAGCCTGCGACGATTTTGCGCGTGACGCCTTTGCACGTAGATTCTTTGAATGCAGCCCAGCTCAACGTACCGACCGATAGACGTATGGCGCTTCGCCCGATGCCTGTGCTTTCCTCTTCTCCTCATCAGCACGATGCCGACTGCGGCTGCGGGCACCGCCATCTCCCGAGCAATGAGGAACTTGAGCGCGATAGCAGCTGGCGTACGCGGCTGATGATTGTGTTGGCGATGGGGATGCGCCCGTGCTCTGGCGCTATTCTGGTGCTGCTTTTCTCTAAAGTGATCGGCGTGTATTGGTGGGGCGTGGCCTCTGCGCTGGTGATGGCTGCCGGAACGGCGATCACAATCTCGGCACTGGCCGTGTTGGTTTTTTACTGCCGTCGCGTGGTTGAGCGCTTAGGTGCAAACCGTGCCTCGCCCGTGTGGCAACGTGCGGCTTTTTCTCTTCTGGCGTTTGCCGGCGGGCTGATTTTAGTTGGCTCCGGCGTCCTGCTTTATCTCAGTGCACAGCCCGCGATGATGGGCGGCATTCGGCCATTCTCCGGTTAA
- a CDS encoding DUF1007 family protein: MLHYNALKRWCGRITLLMTGLAFGQPVFAHPHSFIDMQTTVESKNDNITGLRMLWTMDPITSADLLYDAGKAKKDSEVWKKLAAEVMANVLGQHYFTDIYRDGQPVKYAPMPTEYHLSRKGNQAVLEFVLPLAHPQPLAGKPLLISTYDPTYFVDMSYQNDKAVTLAPALASRCKTSLVTPEPNAELQSYALSLDKNDAPDEDMELGKQFAQRVTLQCQ, from the coding sequence ATGTTACATTATAACGCTTTGAAACGGTGGTGCGGACGGATAACGTTGCTGATGACAGGTTTGGCATTCGGCCAGCCCGTTTTCGCTCACCCACACAGTTTTATTGATATGCAGACGACAGTTGAGAGCAAGAACGACAACATCACTGGTTTACGTATGCTGTGGACGATGGATCCCATCACGTCTGCCGACCTGTTGTATGACGCTGGGAAAGCGAAGAAGGACTCTGAAGTCTGGAAAAAACTGGCGGCGGAAGTGATGGCTAATGTGTTAGGGCAGCACTATTTCACCGATATTTATCGTGATGGTCAGCCCGTGAAATATGCACCGATGCCAACGGAGTATCATCTTTCCCGCAAAGGCAATCAGGCAGTACTGGAGTTTGTGCTGCCGCTGGCGCATCCACAGCCGCTGGCGGGCAAGCCTTTGCTGATTTCTACTTACGATCCTACCTACTTTGTCGATATGTCCTACCAGAATGACAAGGCCGTTACGCTCGCACCTGCGCTGGCTTCACGTTGTAAAACTTCGCTCGTTACGCCGGAACCTAACGCTGAACTGCAATCCTATGCGCTGTCGCTGGATAAGAACGATGCGCCGGATGAAGACATGGAACTGGGGAAACAGTTTGCACAGCGGGTGACATTGCAATGTCAGTGA
- a CDS encoding 3-phenylpropionate MFS transporter: protein MVLQSTRWLALSYFTYFFCYGVFLPFWGGWLKGEGLSAESIGMLLGAGLVARFVGSLVITPSVKDPSKLITVLRGLALLSLALAVGFWLGNAWLWLMIVMIGFNLFFAPLVPLTDALAATWQRQVVMDYGKVRVWGSIAFVIASAATGELVAIWGHPAILAILSAGLVVMLLGMLLRPSVMPQAAASTAQSVNVTPWKTLLTEPAVWRFLLCVSLLQGAHAAYYGFSVIYWQDSGYSASIIGYLWSLGVVAEIVIFTFSQRLFRRWSARQLLLLSAVCGVVRWGLMGVTVALPWLIVIQILHCGTFTVCHLAAMRFIAARTGGDILRLQAVYSALAMGGSIAVMTMVSGFLFEHLQGGTFWVMALLAVPALFIRPSVSHHTAVEKA from the coding sequence ATGGTTTTGCAATCGACGCGCTGGTTGGCGCTGAGCTATTTCACCTATTTTTTTTGCTATGGTGTTTTCCTGCCGTTTTGGGGCGGATGGCTGAAAGGCGAAGGGCTGTCCGCTGAGTCCATCGGCATGCTGCTGGGGGCGGGGCTAGTGGCGCGCTTCGTCGGCAGTCTGGTCATCACGCCCAGCGTGAAAGATCCGTCCAAATTGATTACGGTATTACGTGGGCTGGCGTTGCTGTCACTGGCGCTGGCCGTCGGTTTCTGGCTGGGGAATGCCTGGCTGTGGCTGATGATAGTGATGATCGGGTTTAACCTGTTTTTCGCACCGCTGGTGCCGCTGACCGATGCATTAGCCGCGACCTGGCAGCGGCAGGTCGTGATGGATTATGGCAAGGTGCGCGTCTGGGGCTCGATAGCGTTTGTTATCGCTTCTGCTGCAACGGGTGAACTGGTCGCTATCTGGGGACATCCGGCGATTTTGGCAATCCTCAGCGCGGGGCTGGTTGTGATGCTATTAGGCATGCTGCTTCGTCCCAGCGTGATGCCGCAAGCGGCAGCGTCGACAGCCCAATCGGTCAACGTCACACCGTGGAAAACGTTGCTGACCGAACCCGCGGTATGGCGTTTTCTGCTTTGCGTGTCGCTGCTGCAAGGGGCACACGCGGCTTACTATGGTTTCAGCGTCATTTATTGGCAGGATTCGGGCTATTCCGCCTCGATTATTGGCTATCTCTGGTCGTTAGGCGTGGTTGCGGAGATTGTCATCTTTACTTTCAGCCAGCGCCTGTTCCGACGCTGGAGTGCGAGACAGCTTCTTTTGCTCTCGGCCGTATGCGGCGTGGTGCGCTGGGGTTTGATGGGCGTGACAGTGGCTCTGCCGTGGCTGATTGTGATACAGATATTGCACTGCGGTACGTTCACCGTGTGCCATCTGGCGGCTATGCGCTTTATCGCTGCACGTACCGGTGGTGACATTCTGCGGCTACAGGCGGTGTATTCCGCGTTGGCAATGGGCGGGAGTATCGCGGTGATGACGATGGTGTCCGGTTTCCTGTTCGAACACCTGCAGGGCGGCACGTTCTGGGTGATGGCGCTGCTGGCGGTTCCGGCCTTGTTTATTCGGCCTTCTGTCAGCCACCATACTGCTGTCGAAAAGGCGTAA
- the glyA gene encoding serine hydroxymethyltransferase produces the protein MLKREMNIADYDADLWQAMEQEVVRQEEHIELIASENYTSPRVMQAQGSQLTNKYAEGYPGKRYYGGCEYVDIVEQLAIDRAKALFGADYANVQPHSGSQANFAVYTALLQPGDTILGMNLAHGGHLTHGSPVNLSGKLYNVIPYGIDESGKIDYDEMAELARTHKPKMIVGGFSAYSGVVDWAKMREIADSIGAYLFVDMAHVAGLIAADVYPNPVPHAHIVTTTTHKTLAGPRGGLILAKGGDEELYKKLNSAVFPGGQGGPLMHVIAGKAVALKEAMEPEFKVYQQQVAKNAKAMVEVFLSRGFNVVSGATSNHLFLLDLVSKNLTGKEADAALGRANITVNKNSVPNDPKSPFVTSGIRIGTPAATRRGFKEAEVRELAGWICDVLDNINDEATIERVKQKVLDICARFPVYA, from the coding sequence ATGTTAAAGCGTGAAATGAACATTGCCGATTATGATGCCGACCTGTGGCAAGCAATGGAGCAAGAAGTGGTGCGTCAGGAAGAGCACATTGAACTGATTGCGTCAGAAAACTACACCAGCCCACGCGTTATGCAGGCTCAAGGGTCTCAGCTGACGAACAAGTATGCTGAAGGTTATCCGGGCAAACGTTACTACGGCGGCTGTGAGTATGTTGATATCGTTGAGCAACTGGCGATCGACCGTGCGAAAGCGCTGTTCGGTGCCGATTATGCCAACGTGCAGCCGCACTCCGGCTCTCAGGCGAACTTTGCCGTTTACACTGCGCTGCTGCAACCGGGCGACACCATTCTGGGGATGAACCTGGCGCACGGTGGCCACCTGACGCACGGTTCTCCGGTTAACCTGTCGGGTAAACTGTATAACGTCATTCCTTATGGTATCGACGAAAGCGGCAAGATCGACTACGACGAAATGGCTGAACTGGCGCGTACGCATAAGCCAAAAATGATCGTTGGCGGTTTCTCTGCTTACTCTGGCGTGGTTGACTGGGCGAAGATGCGTGAAATCGCTGACAGCATCGGTGCTTACCTGTTTGTTGATATGGCACACGTTGCCGGTCTGATTGCCGCAGATGTTTACCCTAACCCGGTTCCTCATGCTCACATTGTGACCACCACCACGCACAAAACGCTGGCTGGTCCACGCGGTGGCCTGATTCTGGCGAAAGGCGGCGACGAAGAGCTGTACAAAAAACTGAACTCAGCTGTTTTCCCAGGCGGTCAGGGCGGCCCGTTGATGCACGTTATCGCGGGTAAAGCGGTTGCGCTGAAAGAAGCGATGGAGCCTGAATTCAAGGTTTATCAGCAGCAGGTCGCGAAAAACGCCAAAGCAATGGTTGAAGTTTTCCTGTCACGTGGTTTTAATGTCGTTTCTGGTGCAACCAGCAACCATCTGTTCCTGCTGGATCTGGTGAGCAAAAACCTGACCGGTAAAGAAGCTGATGCTGCGCTGGGCCGTGCGAACATCACCGTGAACAAAAACAGCGTGCCTAACGATCCGAAGAGCCCGTTTGTGACTTCCGGTATCCGTATCGGTACGCCAGCGGCAACTCGTCGCGGCTTTAAAGAAGCGGAAGTGCGTGAACTGGCTGGCTGGATCTGTGATGTGTTAGACAACATCAACGACGAAGCGACCATTGAACGCGTGAAACAGAAAGTTCTGGATATCTGCGCCCGCTTCCCAGTTTACGCATAA
- the hmpA gene encoding NO-inducible flavohemoprotein translates to MLDNHTIAIVKSTIPLLAETGPKLTAHFYDRMFTHNPELKDIFNMSNQRNGDQREALFNAICAYATNIENLAALLPAVERIAQKHASFNIQADQYQIVGNHLLATLDELFSPGQDVLDAWGKAYGVLANVFIQREGDIYRSTEAKNGGWSGVRPFRIVNKQPQSSVITSFTLEPTDGQPIADFQPGQYLAVYIKHDSFANQEIRQYSLTHAPNGKSYRIAVKREAQGTVSGYLHDTAREGDIIHLAAPHGDFFLDIPTDTPVALISGGVGQTPMLGMLHTLKQQDHQAKVLWLHAAENGTAHAFADEIEQTGHSLPQFQHHIWYREPQQADRPGEDYHHSGLMQLASLHDELTTPNMHYYLCGPVVFMQFVAQQLLAMGIPMEQLHYECFGPHKVV, encoded by the coding sequence ATGCTGGATAACCACACTATCGCCATCGTTAAATCGACTATTCCTCTGCTGGCGGAAACAGGCCCGAAACTGACCGCACATTTTTACGATCGCATGTTTACGCACAACCCTGAGCTCAAAGATATTTTTAACATGAGCAACCAGCGCAATGGCGATCAGCGTGAAGCGCTGTTTAATGCCATTTGTGCTTATGCGACGAATATTGAAAACCTGGCCGCACTGCTGCCTGCGGTTGAGCGCATCGCCCAGAAGCATGCCAGCTTTAACATTCAGGCCGATCAGTATCAGATCGTGGGTAATCACTTATTGGCCACGCTGGATGAACTGTTTAGCCCAGGACAAGACGTGCTGGATGCCTGGGGTAAAGCCTATGGTGTGTTAGCCAATGTCTTCATCCAGCGCGAAGGCGATATCTACCGCAGCACCGAAGCGAAAAACGGCGGCTGGAGCGGTGTCCGGCCTTTCCGTATTGTGAACAAGCAGCCGCAAAGTTCGGTGATCACCAGCTTTACACTGGAGCCCACCGACGGCCAGCCTATTGCTGATTTTCAGCCAGGCCAATATCTGGCGGTTTACATCAAGCATGACAGTTTTGCCAATCAGGAAATTCGCCAATATTCTCTAACCCATGCACCGAATGGTAAGTCCTACCGAATCGCAGTTAAACGTGAAGCACAAGGCACCGTTTCTGGCTATCTGCATGATACCGCTCGCGAAGGCGATATCATTCATCTGGCGGCTCCGCACGGCGATTTCTTCCTTGATATCCCAACCGACACACCCGTTGCCCTGATTTCCGGTGGCGTGGGGCAAACCCCGATGCTGGGCATGCTACATACGCTAAAACAACAGGATCATCAGGCGAAGGTGCTATGGCTGCACGCGGCAGAAAACGGCACAGCGCATGCGTTTGCTGATGAAATCGAACAAACGGGTCATTCGCTACCACAGTTCCAGCATCATATTTGGTATCGCGAACCGCAGCAGGCCGATCGTCCAGGTGAAGATTACCATCACAGCGGACTGATGCAGTTGGCCTCATTACACGATGAATTAACCACGCCTAATATGCATTATTACCTGTGCGGCCCTGTGGTTTTCATGCAGTTTGTCGCACAACAACTGCTGGCTATGGGCATCCCCATGGAGCAACTGCATTACGAATGTTTTGGTCCGCATAAAGTTGTCTAA
- the paeY gene encoding pectin acetylesterase PaeY — MAKRFSESVALALILSAPFTLVHAKTPAAAHQTAAPDNVNLLSGSTLGEKTGLSGNVTVRDIHLPATIIIRDQQGQKRQTQTDEQGKYHLDISGLTPPLRLLAIESGGNNCLLNNISRAICLSAVAPSLQDGKENIANINPLTDRITSDIAVAAGYIGPQQLTDDTASPKLDAAAWKKAYADFHAGFNDALKQVGVSAPKSFDPLTYPTTQQDAVTKIVSVINHNRNYHNNTGYSGHTVLTDSAFHPIVGLNDKGDYEPLDYRSARKNLDAIQKAQTRIFIVGDSTAATYEKGRFPRMGWGQVFEQQFSKNSGVKVVNGARSGRSSRDYFYEGWFRQMQPLMKEGDFLFIQMGHNDQNCNGAKAVRGPADVANLCTYPNDAAGKKQAPQGKADMSFQTSLERYITFARQHKLTPVLLTPTTRVKTAEGKEGTPAVHSHFTKQNSENGYAFIGDYSQTIKNTAADNKVILLDVEPATIALANQGNSDHWKQYWLVIDPKKYPFYRDQAGSLSKPDTTHFQKKGAIAVAGIVADAVRQDPALASLAEKTISKHK; from the coding sequence ATGGCAAAACGTTTTTCAGAAAGTGTAGCTTTAGCTCTGATACTTTCCGCCCCTTTCACACTGGTACACGCTAAAACGCCCGCCGCGGCACACCAGACCGCCGCGCCGGACAACGTCAACTTACTGTCGGGTTCAACGCTGGGTGAAAAAACCGGCTTATCCGGTAATGTTACCGTACGGGATATTCACCTGCCCGCCACCATCATCATTAGAGACCAACAAGGCCAGAAGCGGCAGACACAGACTGATGAGCAGGGAAAATATCACCTTGATATCTCTGGCCTTACGCCACCTTTACGTCTGTTAGCCATTGAATCTGGCGGCAATAACTGCCTGCTGAATAATATTTCTCGTGCAATCTGCCTGTCCGCTGTCGCCCCTTCATTGCAGGACGGCAAAGAAAATATCGCCAATATCAATCCGCTGACTGACCGCATTACCTCGGATATCGCGGTAGCAGCAGGCTACATTGGTCCACAACAGCTAACGGACGATACGGCATCACCAAAACTGGACGCCGCAGCATGGAAAAAAGCCTATGCTGATTTTCATGCTGGCTTTAATGACGCACTAAAACAGGTCGGCGTCAGTGCGCCCAAGAGTTTCGATCCTCTGACTTACCCCACGACTCAGCAGGATGCCGTCACCAAAATCGTCAGTGTCATTAACCATAACCGCAACTATCACAACAATACGGGCTATTCCGGCCACACCGTGCTAACTGACAGTGCGTTCCACCCGATTGTCGGCCTGAACGATAAAGGCGACTATGAACCGCTGGATTATCGCTCTGCCCGCAAGAATCTGGACGCGATCCAAAAAGCGCAAACCCGCATTTTCATCGTTGGCGACTCGACAGCAGCCACCTATGAAAAGGGGCGTTTCCCACGCATGGGATGGGGACAGGTTTTTGAACAACAGTTCAGTAAAAATAGCGGTGTAAAAGTCGTCAATGGCGCGCGTTCAGGCCGTAGCTCACGCGACTACTTTTACGAAGGCTGGTTCCGCCAGATGCAGCCGCTGATGAAAGAAGGTGATTTCCTGTTTATCCAAATGGGACACAACGATCAAAACTGTAACGGGGCGAAAGCGGTGCGTGGTCCAGCCGATGTCGCTAACCTCTGTACTTACCCGAACGATGCAGCAGGAAAAAAACAGGCTCCGCAGGGGAAAGCCGATATGTCATTCCAGACATCGCTGGAGCGCTACATCACTTTTGCCCGCCAGCACAAACTCACACCGGTTCTGCTTACCCCGACCACCCGAGTGAAAACCGCTGAAGGCAAAGAGGGTACTCCTGCCGTACACAGCCACTTCACCAAGCAAAATTCAGAAAATGGTTACGCCTTCATCGGCGATTACAGCCAGACCATTAAGAATACAGCAGCCGATAATAAGGTGATTTTACTGGACGTTGAGCCAGCCACTATCGCGCTGGCGAATCAGGGTAACAGCGACCACTGGAAACAATACTGGCTGGTGATCGATCCGAAGAAATATCCTTTTTATCGCGATCAGGCGGGTAGCCTGAGCAAACCGGATACCACCCATTTTCAGAAAAAAGGCGCTATCGCCGTGGCAGGGATTGTTGCTGATGCTGTTCGGCAGGATCCCGCTTTAGCATCGCTGGCGGAAAAAACAATCAGTAAACACAAGTAG
- the pemA gene encoding pectinesterase PemA produces the protein MIDTSHLCKTLTLAMLISAPLSLAQAADYNALVSASAGDAKAYKTITEAIASAPADSSPFVIYVKNGVYHERLTITRPNIHLKGESRNGTVITATTAAGMLKPDGSKWGTYGSNTVKVDAPDFSARSLTIRNDFDYPANQAKASDDPTKLKDSQAVALLVAENSDRAWFHDVSLVGYQDTLYVKGGRSFFSQCRISGTVDFIFGNGTALFDDCDIVARNRTDVKDQPLGYLTAPSTDIKQKYGLVITNSRVTKEKDVPAKSYGLGRPWHPTTTFEDGRYADPNAIGQTVFLNTSMDDHIYGWDKMSGKDKQGEKIWFYPQDSRFFEYKSKGAGAEKNDQRRQLSDAEAAEYTADKVLAGWVPTAPKGK, from the coding sequence ATGATAGACACCTCACACCTCTGCAAGACGCTGACCCTAGCTATGTTAATTTCCGCGCCTCTGTCGTTAGCACAGGCTGCTGACTACAATGCGCTCGTTTCCGCCAGCGCAGGGGATGCCAAAGCCTACAAAACCATTACTGAAGCCATTGCCAGCGCACCAGCAGACAGCTCGCCATTTGTTATCTATGTGAAAAATGGCGTCTACCATGAGCGCCTGACAATTACGCGCCCCAACATTCATTTAAAGGGCGAAAGCCGTAACGGCACCGTGATCACCGCGACCACCGCAGCCGGAATGCTCAAACCCGATGGTAGCAAGTGGGGGACTTACGGCAGCAACACGGTGAAAGTCGATGCGCCTGACTTCAGTGCCCGTTCGCTGACCATCCGCAATGATTTTGATTACCCCGCCAATCAGGCTAAAGCCAGTGACGATCCGACTAAACTAAAAGACTCACAGGCCGTTGCTCTGCTGGTTGCCGAAAATAGCGATCGTGCATGGTTCCATGATGTCAGTTTGGTCGGCTACCAAGACACATTGTATGTGAAGGGCGGACGTAGCTTCTTCTCACAATGTCGGATCAGCGGTACCGTTGATTTCATCTTTGGCAACGGCACTGCGCTGTTTGACGACTGTGACATCGTCGCGCGTAACCGCACCGATGTGAAAGATCAGCCGCTTGGCTATCTCACCGCCCCAAGCACCGACATTAAGCAAAAATATGGATTGGTCATTACCAATAGTCGGGTGACCAAAGAGAAAGACGTTCCGGCGAAAAGCTATGGTCTGGGCCGCCCGTGGCACCCAACGACGACCTTTGAAGATGGCCGCTATGCCGATCCTAACGCGATCGGGCAAACGGTGTTCCTGAACACCAGCATGGATGATCACATCTATGGCTGGGACAAAATGTCAGGCAAAGATAAACAAGGCGAGAAAATCTGGTTCTATCCGCAGGATTCGCGCTTTTTTGAGTATAAATCCAAAGGCGCAGGTGCCGAGAAAAACGATCAGCGCCGTCAATTAAGCGACGCGGAAGCAGCAGAATACACCGCAGACAAGGTGTTGGCAGGCTGGGTTCCTACCGCGCCGAAAGGGAAGTAG
- the glnB gene encoding nitrogen regulatory protein P-II produces the protein MKKIDAIIKPFKLDDVREALAEVGITGMTVTEVKGFGRQKGHTELYRGAEYMVDFLPKVKIEIVVADDIVDTCVETITQTAQTGKIGDGKIFVFDVARVVRIRTGEEDEEAI, from the coding sequence ATGAAGAAAATTGATGCGATTATTAAGCCGTTCAAACTGGACGATGTGCGTGAAGCGTTAGCTGAAGTGGGCATCACAGGGATGACGGTAACGGAAGTTAAAGGCTTTGGTCGTCAGAAAGGCCACACCGAGCTGTATCGTGGCGCAGAATACATGGTCGATTTTCTGCCAAAAGTAAAAATCGAAATTGTCGTAGCGGATGATATCGTCGATACCTGTGTGGAAACCATCACGCAAACTGCGCAAACGGGTAAAATCGGCGATGGTAAAATCTTTGTCTTTGACGTGGCACGCGTTGTCCGTATCCGTACCGGTGAAGAGGACGAAGAAGCGATTTAA
- the glrR gene encoding two-component system response regulator GlrR, protein MTARKTASLLLVDDDPSLLKLLGMRLTSEGFSVMTAESGQEALRLLTRETFDLVISDLRMDEMDGMALFSEIQRYQPGMPVIILTAHGSIPDAVAATQQGVFSFLTKPVDRDALYKAIDEALALSAPAGDESWRETIVTRSPIMLRLLEQARMVAQSDVSVLINGQSGTGKEVLAQAIHAASPRAKKAFIAINCGALPEPLLESELFGHAKGAFTGAVSSREGLFQAAEGGTLFLDEIGDMPLSLQVKLLRVLQERKVRPLGSNRDLDIDVRIISATHRDLPKAMEKNEFREDLYYRLNVVNMKLPALHERAEDIPMLANHLLRESANRHKPFVRTFSTDAMKRLMTASWPGNVRQLVNVIEQCVALTSAPVISDALVEQALEGENTALPTFVEARHQFELNYLRKLLQIAKGNVTQAARMAGRNRTEFYKLLGRHELDANDFKD, encoded by the coding sequence ATGACAGCCCGAAAAACGGCGAGTTTGTTGCTCGTGGATGATGACCCTAGCCTGCTGAAACTGTTGGGCATGCGCCTGACTAGCGAAGGATTTAGCGTGATGACGGCGGAGAGCGGCCAGGAGGCGCTGCGGCTGTTAACGCGCGAGACGTTCGATTTGGTGATCAGCGATCTCCGTATGGACGAAATGGATGGCATGGCGCTGTTTTCTGAAATTCAGCGCTATCAGCCGGGAATGCCGGTGATCATTTTAACCGCTCACGGTTCCATTCCCGATGCGGTTGCGGCTACGCAGCAGGGCGTATTTAGCTTTCTGACGAAGCCTGTCGACCGTGATGCGCTTTACAAAGCGATAGACGAAGCGCTGGCATTGTCCGCTCCGGCGGGCGATGAAAGCTGGCGTGAAACCATCGTGACGCGTAGCCCCATTATGCTGCGTCTGCTGGAACAGGCCAGAATGGTCGCGCAGTCGGACGTCAGCGTGCTAATTAATGGTCAAAGCGGAACCGGGAAAGAGGTGCTGGCTCAGGCCATTCATGCGGCGAGCCCGCGAGCGAAGAAAGCCTTTATTGCGATTAACTGTGGCGCGCTGCCGGAGCCATTGCTGGAATCGGAGCTGTTTGGCCATGCGAAAGGGGCTTTTACCGGTGCGGTCAGTAGCCGTGAAGGGCTTTTTCAGGCGGCGGAAGGCGGTACGCTGTTTTTAGATGAAATTGGCGATATGCCGCTGTCTTTACAAGTTAAGCTGCTACGTGTTTTACAGGAGCGAAAAGTCCGCCCGCTGGGTAGCAACCGTGATTTGGACATTGATGTGCGGATTATTTCCGCCACGCACCGTGATTTGCCGAAGGCGATGGAGAAGAACGAATTTCGTGAAGATCTCTATTATCGGCTCAATGTGGTGAACATGAAGCTGCCAGCGCTGCATGAACGTGCTGAAGATATCCCGATGCTGGCAAATCATCTGCTGCGTGAATCCGCTAATCGCCACAAGCCTTTTGTGCGCACCTTTTCAACCGATGCGATGAAGCGCTTGATGACGGCAAGCTGGCCGGGTAACGTGCGTCAACTGGTGAATGTCATCGAACAGTGTGTGGCATTGACCAGCGCACCAGTGATTAGCGATGCGTTGGTTGAACAAGCGCTGGAAGGTGAAAACACCGCGCTGCCAACGTTTGTTGAAGCACGTCATCAGTTTGAACTTAACTACCTGCGAAAACTATTACAGATCGCAAAGGGTAACGTGACGCAGGCCGCGCGAATGGCCGGGCGTAACCGAACGGAATTTTATAAACTGTTGGGTCGTCACGAGCTGGATGCCAACGATTTTAAAGACTAG
- the qseG gene encoding two-component system QseEF-associated lipoprotein QseG codes for MNVGFMKGWLASSVFSRLLTAAIVSSPLVLAACNSHVSSGTALLETEATPPKEQVADFRIAQCEHLWQIDDRESMNNALYWLRAMDCAGRLTQLQAREEAELVAGDSWDSVFKQGILLDNAGITQAERRQVLEQINLYRLAFPAALRPLMQTWRDRQTLFLALSDERLRYKRLQESSDKQLDALRVQQSHLQYQLETTTQKLENLTDIERQLSSRKQLSGEMPDNDGDRRGSSGANSGSGNKDGSRNSATKSRNEPVDADDTYTPPMESHTDKPTTKKESTRQ; via the coding sequence ATGAATGTAGGGTTTATGAAGGGATGGCTTGCGAGCAGCGTATTTTCCCGTCTTTTGACGGCGGCGATTGTGTCATCGCCGCTCGTTTTGGCTGCGTGTAATAGCCATGTGAGCAGCGGCACGGCGTTGCTGGAAACAGAGGCAACACCGCCGAAAGAGCAGGTTGCCGATTTCCGTATCGCGCAATGTGAGCATCTGTGGCAGATAGACGATCGTGAATCCATGAATAACGCGCTTTACTGGTTACGGGCGATGGACTGTGCCGGGCGTTTGACTCAACTCCAGGCTCGTGAGGAAGCCGAGCTGGTTGCGGGAGATAGCTGGGACAGCGTGTTTAAACAGGGCATCCTGCTAGATAATGCTGGTATCACTCAGGCTGAACGCCGTCAGGTGCTGGAACAGATCAATTTATACCGTCTGGCTTTCCCTGCGGCGCTGCGCCCGCTAATGCAAACCTGGCGTGACAGACAAACGCTGTTTTTGGCGCTATCGGATGAGCGCCTGCGTTATAAGCGCTTGCAGGAATCCAGCGACAAACAGCTAGATGCCCTGCGTGTGCAGCAAAGTCACCTGCAATATCAGTTAGAAACGACCACGCAGAAACTGGAAAATTTGACGGATATTGAGCGCCAACTGTCGTCTCGTAAGCAACTGTCGGGGGAAATGCCAGATAACGACGGCGATCGTCGCGGGAGTTCCGGTGCGAATAGCGGGAGTGGGAATAAAGACGGTTCGCGCAATTCGGCAACGAAATCCAGAAATGAGCCAGTTGATGCGGATGATACCTATACGCCGCCGATGGAATCACATACGGACAAACCGACGACGAAGAAGGAGTCAACAAGACAATGA